In Novosphingobium sp. G106, the sequence CGCCCCGGGCCATGGCCTCCACCGCCGAAGCGGGCAGGACGGGTGGCGCCGCGGGAGTGATGGTTTGTGGGTCGGACACGGTTTCGGGCTTCGTTGGCAAGTGGTCAAACGGTGATGCCATGAGATCAGGCATCGAACACACCAGGCGGAGCGGCTGCGCGCACGCTTTCGTCGACATGTGCGACAAATTGCGTAAAATTGCGCCGGAAGCGGTCAGCAAGACCGCGTGCAGCTTGGTCGTAGCTGTCAGCATCGGCCCAGGTCGCCCGCGGGTCAAGAATGCGGGTCTCGACGCCGTCCACTTCGATCGGAACCTCGAACCCGAAATTGGGATCGGTGCGGAACCGCGCTTGGTTGAGCTTGCCCGAAAGCGCCGCATTGAGCAGTGCTCGCGTCACCTTGATCGGCATGCGCGATCCCGTTCCGTATTGTCCGCCGGTCCAGCCCGTGTTGACCAGCCAGCAGTCGGCACCGCCCTTGGCGATGCGTTTGCGGAGCAGATTGCCGTAAACGCTCGGGTGACGGGGCATGAACGGTGCGCCGAAGCAGGTCGAGAATGTCGCCTCCGGCTCGGTCACGCCGAGCTCGGTACCGGCGACCTTTGCGGTATAGCCAGAGAGAAAATGGTACATCGCCTGCTCGGGCGTGAGCTTCGCGATCGGCGGCAGCACTCCGAAGGCATCCGCCGTCAGCATGATGATGTTCTTCGGAACCGGCCCCATATTGTCGGCGGAGGCATTGGGGATGAAGTCGATCGGATAGGCGCCGCGGCTATTCTCGGCGAGCGAGGCATCGTCGAGGTCTAGGGCTCGCGTCTCCGGATCCATGACGACATTTTCCAGGATGGTCCCGAACCGGCGGGTCGTCGCGTAGATCTCGGGCTCGGCCTCGGCCGAGAGGCGGATCATCTTGGCATAGCATCCGCCCTCGAAGTTGAAGACGGCGGTATCCGACCAGCCATGTTCGTCATCGCCGATGAGCGTGCGCGAGGCGTCGGCGGAAAGCGTGGTCTTGCCGGTGCCCGACAGACCGAAGAATATTGCCGTGTCGCCC encodes:
- a CDS encoding phosphoenolpyruvate carboxykinase, with amino-acid sequence MTLTFTVPDIRIKAGERLHENRDTPALTEIALRRGEGRLSEHGALVVETGQHTGRSAQDKFIVRDVLTKDDVWWGASNKPMRGEAFANLRADFLQHLATLDDVFVQDLFGGSQAEYRVGVRVVTELAWHSQFVRTMLVRPTQDELLHFTADYTIIDLPSFRADPERHGCRSQTVVAVDFMHRLILIGGTGYAGEMKKAVFSVLNFVLPERGVMPMHCSANIGPAGDTAIFFGLSGTGKTTLSADASRTLIGDDEHGWSDTAVFNFEGGCYAKMIRLSAEAEPEIYATTRRFGTILENVVMDPETRALDLDDASLAENSRGAYPIDFIPNASADNMGPVPKNIIMLTADAFGVLPPIAKLTPEQAMYHFLSGYTAKVAGTELGVTEPEATFSTCFGAPFMPRHPSVYGNLLRKRIAKGGADCWLVNTGWTGGQYGTGSRMPIKVTRALLNAALSGKLNQARFRTDPNFGFEVPIEVDGVETRILDPRATWADADSYDQAARGLADRFRRNFTQFVAHVDESVRAAAPPGVFDA